The Geobacter metallireducens GS-15 region AGGTGGCCGGGTCAATGATCTGGACACTGCCGTTGAAGTCGAGTCCCAGTTCCGCCATCTTTTCCCGGATCTTGTCCTGGTTGCCGATGAGGATCGGTTTGGCAATCTCTTCTTCAATGAGAATCTGAGTCGCCCTGAGGATTTTTTCGTTATCTCCCTCGGGGAAGACGAGCTTCCTGGGATCGGCTTTGGCCTTGTTAATGATCATCCGCAGGGCTTCCTTTGCTTTACCCTGCAACGACTCAAGATGCTCAACGTACTTCTCCATATCCTCGATGGGCTGGCGGGCCACCCCCGATTCCATGGCCGCTTTGGCAACTGCCGGTGCCACCCGCAGGAGGGCACGGGGGTCAAAGGGTTTCGGAATGATGTAGTCGCGGCCAAAGGAAAACTTCACGTTGCCGTAAGCGCGGCAGACCGAGTCGGGGCATTCCTCACGGGCAAGCTCGGCAAGGGCGAAAACAGCAGCCTTCTTCATCTCCTCGTTAATGGTAGTGGCCCGGACATCGAGGGCTCCCCGGAAGATGAAGGGGAAGCCGAGGACGTTGTTCACCTGGTTCGGATAATCGGAACGGCCGGTGGCGATGAGGACATCGCCCCGCACGGCATGGGCCTCTTCCGGCGATATTTCCGGGTCCGGGTTGGCCATGGCGAAGATAATGGGATTCTTGGCCAGCTTGCGCACAATCTCCGGCGTGAATGCCCCCTTGGAGGAGAGGCCGTAGAGGACGTCGGCCCCTGTCGCGGCCTCTTCCAGGGTGCGCAGAGGGGTGTCCACGGCGAAGCGTTCCTTATACTTGTTCATCCCCTCGGTGCGTCCCTTGTAGATGACACCCTTGGTATCGCACATGACGAGGTTTTCCTTCTTCACCCCCAACGAGATGGCGAGGTTGGCGCAGGCGATGGCCGAGGCCCCGGCCCCGTTCACCACGATGCGAATATCCTCGATCTTCTTGTCGATGATCTCCAGCGCATTGGTGAGGGCGGCGGCGGAGATGATGGCGGTGCCGTGTTGGTCGTCGTGGAAGACCGGGATGTTCATGGTCTTCTTGAGCTCTTCCTCGATATAGAAGCACTCGGGGGCCTTGATATCCTCCAGGTTGATGCCGCCGAACGTGGGCTCGAGGAGTTGGCAGGCTTTGATCACCTCATCGGGGTTCTCGGTGTTCAGTTCGATGTCAAAGACGTCGATGTCGGCAAAGCGCTTGAAGAGGACGCCTTTCCCTTCCATGACCGGTTTGCCGGCAAGGGCGCCGATGTTCCCGAGCCCCAGGACCGCGGTGCCGTTGGAGACTACGGCGACCAGGTTTCCTTTCGCGGTGTACTTATAAGCATCCTCAGGGTTTTTCTCGATTTCCAGGCACGGTTCGGCAACGCCCGGGGAGTAGGCAAGAGAGAGGTCCCGCTGGGTAAGGCAAGGCTTCGAGGCGACGACTTCTATCTTTCCTTTGCGTCCGCTCGAATGGTATTCCAGGGCATCCTGTTTTTTGCTCATGTGATTCCTTGCTCCTTTCTTTGTGGACAAATTTCAGTCATAATAAAAATTGCTTCGCTTTAATTCAGCCGTGTTACACGGTTTTATTTTGCTGATTTCTCATAAAATTGAGACACCTTAGACCTTGTTTTAGTCCTTTGTCAAGGTCAAATTACAGTATCGCTAAAAAAACATTTTATTTAGTTTGCGGGGTGAAATGTCTCGTGAATACTTGTATTTGAAGCAAAGTTCGTTGATAATTCCCGTGATGTGGACAGATAAATAACCGCGGAGAAGGGGGAGTGATGGAAAGAATCTGGGCGCCGTGGCGCATGGATTATATTCTCGATGAAAAGCCGCATGGCTGCATTTTTTGCCTGGATGCACGGACGGACGAGGATCGACAGAATCTTGTTCTCTACAAAACGCCGTTATCGTTGGTGATGCTTAATCGTTATCCCTATACAAATGGTCACCTGATGGTGGCGCCACGACACCACACTGCGGAACTGGACTCCCTGACGGACGTCGAGATGCTTGACCTTTTCCGAACCGTTCGGCTCTGCAGAAGCGTTCTTGAGGAGGAAGCCTCACCCCAGGGATTCAATATCGGGCTCAATCTCGGCCGGGCAGCCGGGGCAGGGATAGAAGACCACCTCCATATCCATATCGTTCCGCGCTGGAATGGCGATACAAATTTCATGACGGTTGTCGCCGACGTACGCGTTGTCCCTGAAGGGTTGCTGACTACCTACGACCGGCTTTATCCCCGTTTTGCGGCCCGCACGCAATAGAGCACGAGGAGTTCTGCTCCCATGAATGGCAACAAGCGCGCCTATATCGGCATAGACATAGGAGGTACCAATCTCCGCATGGCTCTCATTGATGAACGGGGCGCCATTATCCACAAAACCAAGAGCAGGACCGATATCCACCATGGTCGATCCTCTTTCCTCTCGCGCCTTGGCAAGGGGATTGAGTCCCTGCTGCTCGCGGCCAGAGATAATAACATCGAACCTGCCGGGCTGGGGGCAGGGGTGCCGGGACTCATTGCCAATGACGGCCATGTGTATGTTTCGGTGAACCTCAGGCCATTGGACGGGGTAAATCTGCGGGATGAGCTTCAGGCCATGAGCGGGCTCCCCGCAGTGGTGGCGAACGATGTAAACGCGTTTGCCTTCGGAGAGAGCGTCTACGGGGCGGGCAGGGACTATCGGTCATTTCTTATGGTTACCCTCGGCACTGGCGTTGGGGGAGGTCTGATCCTCGACGGCAAGGTCTGGAGCGGAATCGACGGGGTGGCAGGCGAGTTTGGCCACATGACCGTGGAATCCGAGGGGAGGCCCTGTCCCTGCGGCAACCGCGGTTGTCTCGAGCAGTACGCATCCGCAAGCGCCCTGGTTTCCGCGGCAAGAGAGATGATCTGCCAACAGAAGGATGTATTCGGGGCGCAATGCGACATGGACGCCATTTCAACCAAAATACTTGCCGCTGCGGCACTGGACGGTAACCAGGCGGCGTTGGGCCTCTTCGCCGATGCCGGACGGTATCTGGGGATCGCTGCCGCGTCGGTTGCCAATCTCCTTAATCTCGAAGCGATAATTCTCGGGGGAGGAGTCTCCTCGAGTTTCAACCTCCTGTGCGAGAGCATGAGACGGGAAGTTCTTGCCAGGGCCTTTCCCATTCCGGGCAAGCGCCTCGTTATCCGCCAGGCTTCCCTGGGAGACGACGGTGGGATTCTCGGCAGTGCCGCACTGGCAAGGAGTTTTCTTCAGGAGGGGAAACCATGAAACGGAAGATCGGCATCCTTACGGGAGGGGGAGACTGTCCCGGCCTCAACGCGGTGATACGGGGCGTGGTGAAGAGCGCCATCATCGGGAGGGGATGGGAGGTGGTCGGTATCGAGGACGGATTCGACGGCCTTCTCTACGACCGAACCCCCAGACCACTGGGGCTTGAAGACGTGAGGGGAATCCTTCCGCGGGGAGGAACGATCCTTGGCACCTCCAATAGGGGCAATCCCTTTTCCTACCCCATTGAGGTTAACGGTAAAACTGTGCTGACTGATGTGTCCGACCGGGTTGTGGAGCGGGTCAAGGACCTCGGGATCGACGCCATCGTGGCAGTGGGGGGAGATGGTTCCCTCAAGATCGCCCTGGAGTTGATGAAAAGGGGGGTGCCGGTGGTTGGCGTCCCGAAGACAATTGACAACGATCTAATGGAAACCGATGTCACCTTTGGTTACAACACGGCCCTGGAAACAGCCACTGATGCCCTCGACAAGCTCCATTCGACGGCCGAGAGCCATCACCGTATCATGATCATGGAGGTGATGGGGCGCTATGCCGGCTGGATCGCACTGGAGTCGGGTATCAGCGGCGGTGCGGACGTGATCCTGATCCCCGAGATCCCCTTTGAACTGAAGGCCGTCTGCAATGCCATTGAAGGCCGGCGCCGGCGAGGCAGCAAATTCAGCATTGTGGTGGCGGCCGAGGGAGCCTTTCCCCGGGGCGGTACGCGGGTCGTCCAAAAAAAGGCCGATGAAACCATGGCAATCGAGCGGCTCGGCGGCATCGGCAACTTTGTGGCCCACGAACTTACCTCCTGTCTCGATATGGACATCCGGGTGACAGTGCTCGGCCATCTCCAACGGGGAGGGTCCCCCTCAACCTTTGATCGCTGTCTCGGGAGCCGATTTGGCATCGGTGCCGTTGAGCTTATCGAAAGGGAGCAGTACGGAGAGATGATCTGTCTCAAGGGAAGAGCCATCCGTTCCGTTCCCATTGAAAAAGCTGTCCGCAAGCTCAAACTTGTCGATCCCCGAGGACAGATGGTAACCGCTGCCAAAGAGCTGGGAATCAATGTCGGAAGGGAGTGAGAATTGACTTTAATCCCTCCGCGCTATAGAGTGTGACGATATTTCTCTGAAGAAACTCATGCAGCGACCGATGTTATTATGTATGAACCTCTTTCGGGGTACGATTCACATGGAGGGAAACCGTTTATGGATTCCGGGGCTGTCGTGAAGAATAGAAGTATTCGCTACGGGCTTTTCGGGTGTATTCTGGGTATCAGCGCCCCCATAGGGTGGACGCTCATCCGCCTGATTTTTTTCGCCAATCCCGACCAGTCTCTCCTGTCGCGAGTTTTTGGCGATATCGTTAAATCCCCCTTTAATATCGCACTGTATACCTACATGGGAATCGGCACCGCAGGTGTGCTCGCCGTGCTCGGCTACTATATCGGCAAGACGACTGATGAACTCCATAGCCGGGCTTCGGAACTGAATGTTCTTCATCAGGAGGTCGCTTCTCAAAAGGAAATTTTTGAACAGCGTTACCGTGCCCTCGACAGCAACATCAAAAACTTTCACCAAATCAGCAGTAAAATCCAGAAATCCATTGACATCGAAGAGGTTCTGCTCCTGTGCGCTGAAGGGCTCCACGATGTCCTCGGTTACGAGCGGGTCTCCATCCTGATGGCCGACGAAGGGCGCTCCAATCTTTCTTTTGTGGCGTCCGTCGGCACACCGGACTTCAACCCCCAAGGAGTCAGCATCCCTCTTGATATCCGTAGCGGAGTCATTTTCAAGTGCTTTGCGGATCGGCAGATCTACATGATCGACGACCTCAGCACGTATCCGGCTGACTTCCGGCTCAAGCCTCCCTACGACGCCATCCGTGCGTTGCGCTCCAGGAGCTTTGTTCTCTGCCCCATCATCGTGAAGGGTGAATCAGTGGGGGTATTCGGCATCGACAACCGGCAAAGCCGGCGTCCTCTCAATGACACCGATGTCGACACCATCAGGCTTTTCGCCGACCAGGCAGCCTCGGCCATCATCCGGATCAACCTCCTGAAGGCAATCGGAACGCTCACCTCTGAGCTGGAAACCACTTTCTCCGACCTGCTTAAGAACCGCGACCACTATTCCCGCTACGTAGTAAATCTCAAGGATGCGGTCAATTCTGTTGCCGACGGTACCGCTCACATCGCATCCGCCGCCGAAAGCGTCCTTGCCTCCGTTGATGAGACAAGTTCGTCGGTGAGCAATATTTACGTATCCATCGAGCAGGTTACGAAAAATCTCGATTATCTTTCCGAATCTATCGAAAAATCGGTGTCGGCCATGGAAGAGCTCAACTCCACCATCAAGAATGTTGAGCAGAGTGCCGCGATCTCGCACCAGGTTTCAAGCAAGGTAAAAGAGGAAGCTGACCGGGGGAGGCGTGTGGTGAAGGAGACCATCGCGTCGCTGGCCGAGATCCAGCGTTCGGTTGAGCTTTCCTTTGATGCCATGAAGCGGCTCACGGAAAACAGCGGCCGTATCGAGAGCATCGTAGGGGTTATCAACGACATTACCAAGCGGACCAATCTCCTTGCTCTCAACGCCTCAATCATCGCTGCCCAGGCCGGAGAATACGGCAAGAGCTTCGGTGTTGTTGCCGATGAGATCCGTAACCTTTCGCTCCAGACCGGTCAGTCAACCGGTGAAATCACCGGCATCATCGAAGAGATCATGAATGAGTCCCACAGTGCCGCCCAGAACATTTCCGCCTCCAAGGAACTCGTGCAGAAAGGGGTGGAACTGGGGGGGGTTATGGGGCAATCGCTCCAGGTGATTCACGAGAGTTCGGCCCGATCACTGGACATGACCCAGGAAATTAAGATTGCAACCGAAGAGCAGGTCCGCAGCGTGCAGCTTGTCACCCATTCCATCGAAAACGTGAGCAGCATGAGTTCTCAAATATTCAAGGCGTCCAAGGAGCAGTCCGATGCCGCCATGAGCATTGTCCGTTCCGTTGATACGATTAAGGAAATGACCCAGGAAATGGTCAAGGCGACCGTCAAACAGGTGGAAGACGGCAGCGAGATCAAGCAGTCGGTGGAAGCCGTGGGCGAGATGGTAACCAAAATATTTGAAGACATGGAAGTTCGGCGCGGAGAAAGCTCCGCCGTAGTGAGAGAACTTGAAATGATGAAGAAAATCGCCGAATGAATTTAATGGACAGTCTCATCTGATTTATGGTAAACAATAACCGTGTTCTATAAATGACCCGCAACGCTGGCGGAGTCGAAAATCTGTTCACGACAAATTGATACTGCCTGGATTCGTACGAACCGGGACGGATGGCAATAGCCGCAACGACAAGGAAATAGCTTTTTCTCTTGGTCTTGGTACATGCGCCTCCGGAACCCCGGTGGCGCATTTTTGTTGTGTGGAGCAACCGTGAACCGCAAGAAGACAATTATTGACATCCAGAAGATGAAGGCAGCCGGCGAGAAGATAACCGTCCTCACCAGCTATGATTACCCCTTTACCCGCGTAATGGATGAATGCGGCATTGACATGATCCTCATCGGCGATTCCGTGGGCGTTGTCTTCAGTGGGTATGACAACACCCTGCCGGTCACGATGGACGAGATGATCTATCACACCCGGGCGGTGGTGCGGGCCCGGCCCAAGGCCCTGGTTGTGGCCGACATGCCGTTCCTCTCCTACCAGACCGACCTGCGGGACGCCCGTCTCAATGCCGGCCGTCTCGTGAAGGATGGGGGGGCGGAAGCCGTCAAGCTGGAAGGTGGGAGCCATGTGGCCGATACCATCCGCGCCATTGTCGACATGGATATTCCGGTTATGGCCCATATCGGTCTCACCCCCCAGTCGATTCACCGGATGGGGGGGTACAAGGTCCAGGGGAAAAAGGAAGAGCAGTCCCAGCGGCTTCTGGATGATGCCAAGGCCATTGAAGAAGCCGGCGCCTTTGCCGTGGTTCTGGAGGGGATCCCGCTGAAACTGGCGGAAAAGATCACCGAAGAGCTTTCCATTCCCACAATCGGCATTGGCGCGGGGCCCCACTGCGACGGTCAGGTGCTTGTGATCCATGACATCCTGGGACTGTGCGAGAAATACTCTCCAAAGTTCGTGAAACGTTACGGGGACGCCAATGCGCTGATAACCAGCGCGGTTTCCTCATACATCGCCGAAGTGAAGAAAGGAGAATTCCCCGACGAGGGGCATTCATTCAGCTGAGATGAGAATCATTGAAACCGTAGCCGAGATGCAGGCCTTTTCGCGGGAGGCACGAAGGGAGGGGAAAAGCATTTCCCTGGTCCCGACCATGGGGTTCCTCCACGAGGGACACGCCTCGCTTATGATCGAGGGGAAGAAGCGGGCCGATATCCTCGTAACGAGCATCTTTGTTAACCCAACCCAGTTCGGTCCCACCGAGGACTTCGATGCCTATCCGCGCGACCTGGCGCGGGACCGTAACGTGGCCGAGACGGCGGGAGTAGATGTTATCTTCGCTCCCAAGGCGTCCGACATGTATCCCCGGGGATTTCAGACCTATGTGAACGTGGAGGAACTGACGCGTCCCCTCTGTGGCGCGAGCCGCCCCGGCCACTTCCAGGGTGTCACCACCGTGGTTGCCAAACTGTTGAACATCGTTCTGCCCCACGTGGCCCTCTTTGGCAAGAAGGACTTCCAGCAGTTGGCAGTCATCCGCCGCATGGCCGCCGACCTGAACATGGACGTGGAAATCGTCGGCATGCCCATTGTGCGTGAAGCGGACGGCCTTGCCATGAGCTCCCGCAATGCCTACCTGGGGCCCGAAGAGCGGAAAAACGCTCTTTGTCTCAGCCGCGCCCTTGCCACGGCCCGGGACCTCTTCCTGGATGGGGAGCGCAGCGTTGGAACGCTGCGGGATAAGGTGCTCCGGGTCATCGGCGAGGTTCCCGGCGCCGTCATCGACTATGCGGATTTTCGCGATGGCGACACCCTTGAGACAGTCGAAACGGCCAACGGGCGAACTCTTATCGCCTTGGCCGTGAAGATAGGAAAGACAAGGCTGATCGACAACTGCATCCTGGGAGAAGAGCAGTAATCATACCGTTTCCGGTACTCCCTTTATGTTAAGTCCGACCGTCAGCTCAAAGGATGGAGCGAACAATGCCGAAAAATCGTGATGCAGCCCGTGCCAGCCTGGAAAACCTCTACCGGATCTTCACCGTGCCGGAAGCACCCGACTCGACCCTCGGCGCTATTGATCAGGCGATTGCCGGCGATGTCGCCGGCTTCCTGCAGACCCATATCGTCGCCATCGAACGCCCTCTCGAAGAGATCGAAGCGGATTTCTCCTCCTTCTCCATACCCGAGGAACCGACCTACGTCTCCGAGTATACCGAATTCGTCAAAGAGAACCTCGTCGCCCACTCGGTCCATACCGCCTCACCGGCCTTTGTCGGCCACATGACCTCGGCGCTCCCCTACTTCATGCTCCCGCTGGCACGCCTCATGACCGCCCTCAACCAGAATGTGGTCAAGGTGGAGACATCCAAGGCCTTTACGCCCATGGAGCGCCAGGTCCTTGCCATGCTTCATCACCTGGTCTATGGCCGGAATGACGACTTCTACCCGCAATGGATTCATAACAGCCAGCATGCCTTGGGGGCCTTCTGCTCCGGCGGCACCCTCGCCAACGTCACGGCGCTATGGGTGGCGCGCAACCGCCTGTTCGCTCCGGACGGAGAGTTCCGCGGCATTGCCCAGGAAGGGTTGGCCCGTGCCCTGAAACATCGCGGCGCGGACGGGATTGCCGTTCTCGTTTCCGAGCGCGGCCACTACTCTTTGGGCAAGGCCGCCGACCTCCTCGGTATCGGCAGGGATGACCTGATTAAGATAAAGACGGATGCAAACAACCGTATCGACCTCAAGGCGTTGAGAGAAGAATGCCGGCGACTGCAGGATCGGAACACCCTCCCGCTGGCTCTGGTCGGCATCGCCGGGACGACCGAAACCGGCAACGTCGACCCGCTGGAGGCAATGGCCGATTTAGCCCAAGAGCTCGGCTGTCATTTTCATGTGGATGCCGCCTGGGGGGGGCCAACCCTTTTTTCCGACCGGCACCGTCACCTGCTCCGCGGAATAGAACGGGCCGACTCGGTTACCATTGACGGGCACAAACAGCTCTATGTGCCGATGGGGGCGGGGATGGTCGTCTTCAAGGATCCCACCGCCCTCTCGGCTATCGAGCATCATGCCAACTATATCCTGCGTCATGGCTCCAAGGACCTGGGCAGTCATACCCTGGAAGGGTCGCGGCCAGGGAAGGCGATGCTGGTTCATGCCGGGTTTTCGATCATTGGCCGCAAGGGGTACGAGCTTCTTATCGATATGGGGATCGAGCGGGCACGCACCTTTGCCGACATGATCCAGCGCCATCCCGATTTCGAGCTGATCAGCGAACCGGAACTGAATATTCTCACCTACCGCTACTGTCCGCCTGCCATCCAGCAGGCCCTGACCGACGCGACGGCCCAACAGCGCGCCGCAATCAATGGACTTCTTGATCAGGTCTGTCAGCTGTTGCAGAAATATCAGCGCGAAGCGGGTAAAACCTTTGTCTCTCGAACACGGCTGCATGTGGCTCGCCACGACATGGAGCTCACGGTCTTACGTGTCGTTCTGGCCAATCCGCTGACGACCGATGAGATTCTGGAGGCAGTTTTGGCGGAACAATGCGAAATCGTGCGTCTGCCGGAGATTCAGGCCTTGCTGCGGCAGGCTGAGGAACTCTGTCCCGGTCTGGCGAAAGCTGTCTAACGGTAGTTTGATGGAGTTGGTGTTCTTTTGTGGTAGAGTGTAATGACTGAGTAAAGACCCGTTGCCGAGAGCCCTTTCGATGGAACTTTACGCCGCTTCATACATTCTGCCGATAGCATCTCCCCCCATCCCCGGCGGCGCGGTGGCTGTCCACGACGGCTGCATTGTCGAAACGGGAACGCTGGCCGAGCTCCGTTCGCGCCATAGCGGTCCCGTCCATGATTTCCCCGGTTGCGCCATCCTCCCCGGGCTCGTCAACGCCCACACCCACCTGGAGCTTACCCATTTCCCTTCCTGGAAGATCCGCAAGGGGATTGACTATTCTCCTCGAACATACGTGGACTGGATAATCCAGGTAATCAAGATCCGGCGGGCCTTGTCGCCACAGGAACTGGAGCTTTCCGTGCGCGAGGGGCTGCGGATTTGCCTCGAAGCCGGGACTACAGCCATCGGCGAAATCCTCACCGACCGTTCACTTATCCCCCTCTATGCCGATTCAGGCCTGAGAGGGAGGCTCTTATTCGAGGCCATCGGTCACGACCCGGTTCGCAATGCCCAACTCGTCGAAGAACTTGATGCTGCCATCGCTTCCTTTTCCGGAGGCTCATTTCTCCCGGGCATTTCACCCCATGCTCCCCACACCGTTGCCGAACACCTACACCAGGATGTGTACCGTCTGGCGTATGAGCGGAACGTGCCACGAGTCATCCACCTGGCCGAGTCCCGCGAAGAGAGCGATTTTTTCTTTGATTCTTCCGGAAAAATTGCCGAGTTTCTCTATCCCCATGTCCGGTGGGAATCGTACCTCCCCGCACCACGGCGCACAACCGCTACAGCCTGGCTCGATGGGCTCGGCGTATTGAACGGCACCATCTCGGCTGTTCACTGCGTTCACCTTACGCCGTCCGACGCCGAAATCCTGGCCAAACGTGGCGTCGGCGTGGTCCTCTGTCCCCGGAGCAACGACAAACTCGCCGTGGGGCGCGCCCCGGTCGTTCTGCTGAAGAGGCTCGGCGTCCCGCTTGCGCTTGGCACCGATTCACTGGCCAGCAATGACTCACTCTCACTGTGGGATGAAATGCGATATCTCCTTGATACCTTCCCGGGCATTTTTACTCCTACGGAAGCCCTTTCAATGACCACCATCGGCTCTGCTCGCCAGTTAGCCCTTGCTGATCGGACCGGTTCCCTCGATAAAGGGAAACATGCCGATTTCCTTGTGATGAAGCTCCCGGGCCGGAATGGTTCCGGTGAGGCGCTGCATGAGGCGCTCATTCATTCGGGAGAGATTCTTCAGGTTTTCCTTGCCGGCAATCTCGTTGTTAGCCGGGAGGCGTTTTCTTGACCGTGCGCAAACCTCTTTTTTCCTGTAATTGCAAGGGCTTTTTACTCCTTGCAATGATTTCGCCATATCTGCTACTATCACTTTCATGGGAGAAAAGCTGATCTGCAACAACAAGAAAGCGTTTCACGATTACTTTATTGAGGAACGTTTTGAAGCGGGAATGGTCCTGAAGGGGACCGAAGTCAAATCGCTCCGCATGGGGAAGGCGAACCTCAACGACTCTTTCGCCCTGGTCCGTGACGGTGAAATCTTTCTGCACAATCTCCATATCAACCCTTACGATTTCGGCAATCGCCAGAACCACGATCCGGACAGGCTGCGCAAGCTCCTGATGCATAAGAGCGAGATTGAAAAGCTCTTCGGCAAGATCCGCGAAAAGGGGTACTCGGTTGTCCCGCTCCGCCTCTACTTCAAGAACGGCCTCGCCAAAGTGGAGCTGGGCCTTGCCAAGGGGAAGAAGCTGTACGACAAGCGCGAGGACATGAAGAAGAAAGACCAGTCGAGGGAGATGGCCCAGGCCCTCAGGGAAAGAAGCAAGAGCCACTGATAAGAGTTTACAAGGGGGTGTACAGGTTTCGACGGGGATAGGAAACTAAAGGTTGCATGCCGAGGTCCGGGCTGGCCTCGTTAAAAAGCCCGGGGCGAATTACACGCCGATAATTACGACTACGCCGTAGCAGCTTAATACCCTGCTACCGATCCGCCGAGCCTCTCCCACGGGTGAAGATGGATCGTTATTTCAGTGGGATAGTCAAGGGGAGTGCCCGCGGCCCCAAGGCGAAACTTTAGCAGGATCGCTTCCCGGAAATCCCTGCCAGGGGAGAGTCGGGCGGCTAAATCAAATCCTGGCATAAGCATGTAGACGCCTTCTGTGTATGATCTTCGGACGCGGGTTCGACTCCCGCCACCTCCACCAATTCATAATCCGGCCTAGTCCGGAGTAGACAAAAAGCTCTCGGGGAATCGAGGGCTTTTTGTTTTTCTTGAGGGCAGGTGTAATGGTTTTGTAAGAGTGGGATAATGTTTCCGAACCGTTGCATACCTGATAAGCCGGTATAAACTTGCCCAGTAAACTGCCTTGGAGAAGTCAGAAGCAAGTTGATGGTGGCGGGAGTCGAACCCGCGTCCGAAGTTTACATAGCTCAAATTGAGAAGGGAGGTGACGGGAAGAGAGGTTGTTTGATCATCACGTCTGGCCAGGAAGGCCAAGAAACTCCGCACGCGGGAGCCCTGTATCCAAGGAGGATAAACGTGACAAGAAAACCATTAGCCATTGCGATATTGACTGCTGCACTGTTCATTGCAGCTGTTTCATGTTTCGCGAAAGATACACAGAACGTGGCGGCGGGGCGTGACATCTGGTTTAAGAGCACTTTCGGCGGTGAACGATTTTTCAGCCTTATCCTCCCCAATCCTCCCTTCAATCTCCCACTTGGTTTTGACCAGATGCTGACTTGGCCCCGCGACACCCGCTTCAACGAGTTCGGGGTCATCAATGATCCGGACTGCACCCCTGGTGACGCCTCGACCGGCAACTATGACCGGTGTGCAGATCCAGGGTCCGCGGGCGTGATCGGAATCCGCAAGTTCCCCAATCCTTCAGGAGGCGCTCCTCTCATCGGCGTTACCTGTGCCGCCTGCCATGCCGGATTTGACCCCAATCATCCCCCCGCTGACCCGAACCATCCGAAGGCTGAAAACATCCACCCCACCATAGGAAATCAGTATCTGGATATCGGGAAAATTTTCAGGGCCCACCTCTCGCCCCATGACCCACGCTATCAGGTGTTTTCCAGTTGGGCGCCCGGCACGGTGGACACGACGGTTCTGGAAAATGATCACATCAACAATCCGGGAATGATCACGCCGATCTGGGATGTTCCGGATCGTCCGTTCTTTGATGTCACAGTTGGCGGTGTTCCTGTCCGTGCCCATCGCAACGGGCAGGGAGGTGAAGATGATGCCGGCTGCGAAGCAGCTGCGCTCCGCGTTTACTTCAACATCGGCATGTGCGCTGCGGAATGCATGGTCGGGCACCTCGCCAACGGACCGGGAGGGAGTCAAACTCCCATTGATCTTGCCGAGTGCAGGAAAGTCTGTCCTGATCTCGTGGAGGCGGAGGGGGCTGTCGGGAAGCTCTGTGCCTTTCTCCAGACTCCCCGTTCTCCGCGCCTGGTGAACGCGCCGGATGGCCCTCGTCTTGTCGACTGGAAGGTCGTCGAAAAGGGAAAGCAGGTCTTCTTCAACGCGTGCGGATCGTGCCACTCGGACGGAGACCAGTCAGTAGCGCACAATGTTCTCACCGACGATCTGATCCATCCTTACTCGGAAATCGGCACGAACAGTTGCCGTGCCCGCACGACGAACTGGATGGCAGGGCACATCTGGGCAGCGTTCTCATCGGACCAGTACAAGGAGCGGC contains the following coding sequences:
- a CDS encoding ROK family protein, translating into MNGNKRAYIGIDIGGTNLRMALIDERGAIIHKTKSRTDIHHGRSSFLSRLGKGIESLLLAARDNNIEPAGLGAGVPGLIANDGHVYVSVNLRPLDGVNLRDELQAMSGLPAVVANDVNAFAFGESVYGAGRDYRSFLMVTLGTGVGGGLILDGKVWSGIDGVAGEFGHMTVESEGRPCPCGNRGCLEQYASASALVSAAREMICQQKDVFGAQCDMDAISTKILAAAALDGNQAALGLFADAGRYLGIAAASVANLLNLEAIILGGGVSSSFNLLCESMRREVLARAFPIPGKRLVIRQASLGDDGGILGSAALARSFLQEGKP
- a CDS encoding HIT family protein, translated to MERIWAPWRMDYILDEKPHGCIFCLDARTDEDRQNLVLYKTPLSLVMLNRYPYTNGHLMVAPRHHTAELDSLTDVEMLDLFRTVRLCRSVLEEEASPQGFNIGLNLGRAAGAGIEDHLHIHIVPRWNGDTNFMTVVADVRVVPEGLLTTYDRLYPRFAARTQ
- a CDS encoding 6-phosphofructokinase; protein product: MKRKIGILTGGGDCPGLNAVIRGVVKSAIIGRGWEVVGIEDGFDGLLYDRTPRPLGLEDVRGILPRGGTILGTSNRGNPFSYPIEVNGKTVLTDVSDRVVERVKDLGIDAIVAVGGDGSLKIALELMKRGVPVVGVPKTIDNDLMETDVTFGYNTALETATDALDKLHSTAESHHRIMIMEVMGRYAGWIALESGISGGADVILIPEIPFELKAVCNAIEGRRRRGSKFSIVVAAEGAFPRGGTRVVQKKADETMAIERLGGIGNFVAHELTSCLDMDIRVTVLGHLQRGGSPSTFDRCLGSRFGIGAVELIEREQYGEMICLKGRAIRSVPIEKAVRKLKLVDPRGQMVTAAKELGINVGRE
- a CDS encoding NADP-dependent malic enzyme, which codes for MSKKQDALEYHSSGRKGKIEVVASKPCLTQRDLSLAYSPGVAEPCLEIEKNPEDAYKYTAKGNLVAVVSNGTAVLGLGNIGALAGKPVMEGKGVLFKRFADIDVFDIELNTENPDEVIKACQLLEPTFGGINLEDIKAPECFYIEEELKKTMNIPVFHDDQHGTAIISAAALTNALEIIDKKIEDIRIVVNGAGASAIACANLAISLGVKKENLVMCDTKGVIYKGRTEGMNKYKERFAVDTPLRTLEEAATGADVLYGLSSKGAFTPEIVRKLAKNPIIFAMANPDPEISPEEAHAVRGDVLIATGRSDYPNQVNNVLGFPFIFRGALDVRATTINEEMKKAAVFALAELAREECPDSVCRAYGNVKFSFGRDYIIPKPFDPRALLRVAPAVAKAAMESGVARQPIEDMEKYVEHLESLQGKAKEALRMIINKAKADPRKLVFPEGDNEKILRATQILIEEEIAKPILIGNQDKIREKMAELGLDFNGSVQIIDPATFERSEEYAQELFSLRQRKGLTLTEARRIMTRKSRTHFGCMMVHMGDADCLLSGIDTHYPETIRPALEVIGRQPGLSSVHGLYMMVFKKGIYFMADTTVCIEPTPEELAETAILAAEKVRMLDIEPTIAMLSFSNFGSVNHPQAQKVRRAVEIVKQKAPDLIVDGEMQSDTAVVSEMLQKSFSFASLKEAANVLIFPDLNSGNICYKLLHHLGGAEAIGPILMGMQKPVHVLQRGDDVSDIVNMAALAVVDAQNS